From a single Labrenzia sp. PHM005 genomic region:
- the hrcA gene encoding heat-inducible transcriptional repressor HrcA → METNTLSLSDLDRRSRDIFRSIVETYLETGEPVGSRNISRNPSISLSPASIRNVMSDLEHMGLLHSPHTSAGRLPTEIGLRFFVDALLEVGDLTQDERHQIDVQVKASQQANSAEQVLTEASQMLSGLSMGAGVVLTHKSDMRLKHIEFVRIEPLKALAILVGEDGTVENRVVDLPPDLPSSALVEASNYLNAKIQGRTIGEIRTELEKVRAADQAELNQLSQKVIDAGLAVWSGEDGMSDPGTLIVRGRSNLLSDLEAAEDLERIKLLFDDLENKSDLIQLLGLAEQGDGVRIFIGSENNLFSLSGSSLVISPYRDSNQRIVGALGVIGPTRLNYARVIPMVDYTARLVSKILG, encoded by the coding sequence ATGGAGACAAACACTTTGAGCCTCAGCGACCTCGACAGAAGATCCCGGGACATCTTCCGCTCGATCGTGGAAACCTATCTGGAGACCGGAGAACCCGTCGGCTCCCGCAATATCTCGCGCAATCCCAGCATTTCCTTGTCACCCGCCTCCATCCGCAATGTCATGTCGGACCTGGAGCACATGGGCCTTCTGCATTCACCGCATACCAGCGCCGGGCGTTTGCCGACCGAAATCGGTTTGAGATTTTTTGTCGACGCACTTCTGGAAGTTGGTGACCTCACCCAGGACGAGCGTCACCAGATCGATGTCCAGGTCAAAGCCTCCCAGCAGGCCAATTCAGCTGAACAGGTGCTGACCGAAGCCAGCCAGATGCTTTCGGGTCTTTCCATGGGGGCGGGTGTCGTTCTGACCCACAAGTCGGACATGCGGCTGAAACACATCGAATTCGTTCGCATCGAACCGTTGAAAGCGTTGGCCATCCTGGTCGGTGAAGATGGCACTGTCGAAAACCGTGTCGTAGACCTGCCGCCGGATTTGCCATCCTCCGCATTGGTCGAAGCGTCAAACTACCTCAACGCCAAAATTCAAGGCCGGACAATCGGTGAGATCCGGACCGAACTTGAAAAAGTGCGGGCCGCAGATCAAGCCGAGCTCAACCAGCTCAGCCAGAAGGTTATTGATGCCGGCCTGGCGGTTTGGAGTGGCGAGGACGGCATGAGCGATCCTGGAACCTTGATTGTCCGCGGCCGGTCCAACCTCCTGTCCGATCTGGAAGCGGCGGAAGATCTGGAACGGATCAAACTGCTCTTCGATGATCTGGAAAATAAAAGCGATCTGATCCAGCTTCTCGGACTTGCCGAACAAGGCGATGGTGTCCGGATCTTCATTGGCTCGGAAAACAATTTGTTCTCGCTTTCCGGTTCGTCTTTGGTGATCTCGCCCTACCGTGACAGCAATCAACGGATCGTCGGTGCGCTCGGTGTCATCGGCCCCACTCGGCTGAACTACGCCCGTGTCATTCCGATGGTCGATTACACCGCCCGCCTTGTGAGCAAGATTTTGGGCTAG